From Fulvivirga lutea:
ATGTGCTTCATCCTCCAGATGAGGAATTTAATTAAGGGAGTTTCGTGCTTCAAATTAAGCCCTCTTTTTAATGGTCCAGTGCAAATTTAAAATAATAGCTTTTATACAGTAATGTTAGTAGATTAAAGTTCATCAATGTACTTATGAGCAAGATAACTGAACTATTTGATATTCAATATCCTATTATTCAAGCAGGCATGGTTTGGTGCAGTGGTTGGAAGCTCGCTTCTGCAGTTAGTAATGCCGGGGGTTTAGGCTTAATTGGTGCAGGCTCAATGCACCCAGAAACGCTGAAAGAGCATATTATCAAATGCAAAGCCGCCACTAATAAACCATTTGGAGTAAACGTACCACTACTCTATCCTGAAATCGATAAAATCATAGAAATTATCATTAATGAAGGAGTAAGGATTGTATTCACCTCCGCAGGAAATCCTAAAACCTGGACATCAAAGCTCAAGGAGCATAATATCAAAGTGGTGCATGTAGTATCAAGTGTAAAGTTTGCACTGAAAGCACAAGATGCAGGAGTAGATGCTGTTGTTGCGGAAGGCTTTGAAGCTGGTGGGCACAATGGCAGAGAAGAGATCACTACTTTTTGTTTAATTCCTGCGGTAAAAGAAGCTATTAGTATTCCATTGCTTGCCGCTGGCGGAATTGGAACTGGCAGAGGAATGCTAGGTGCCATGGCCTTAGGTGCAGATGGCGTACAAATTGGCAGCCGATTTGCGGCATCTGAAGAGTCATCAGCACATCAATTATTTAAAGAGCGTGTTATTAATTCAGAGGAGGGCGATACGGTGCTTACCTTAAAAAAACTTGCACCCGTTCGATTAATTAAAAATGAATTTTACGATCAGGTGAAAGCGGCTGAGGAGCGTGGTGCCAGCCCCGAAGAACTAAAATCTATACTAGGAAGTAGACGGTCCAAACTGGGAATCTTTGAAGGTGATCTTAAAGAAGGGGAATTAGAAATAGGTCAAATTTCAGCTTACATTAAAAAGGTTAAAAGTGCGAAGGATATAGTGGATGAAATTTGGGAAGAATATCAGCAGTTAAAAACCAAAATGTGTCAATCATGAAAGAGATTATCAAAATCAAAGAAACATGCTTATACATTCACGATCTGGAAAAAGCAAAAGAATTCTATCATGCAAAACTTGGCCTGGAAATTATCCACTACGCTGAAGGAAAACATATATTCTTTAAAGCCGGTCAATCTGTGCTACTTTGTTTCAACCCAGACGATAGTAAACACAAAACCTCACCTCCGCCCCATTTTGCTGAAGGCAATCAACATTACGCATTTGAAGTTGCTAAAGAAGATTATGAAGCGTGCAAAGCTGAAATAAAATCAAAAGGTGTTGAGATTATTGATAAGCTAGTTTGGGGCAATGGTCAGGAATCATTTTATTTTAATGACCCTGAAAATAATGTACTAGAAATTGTTCCTGTTGGTGTTTGGGATTAGCGACCGCCCAAAGCCAGTTTTATTGTAGTTTTCTTTGACGGTACTGTTTCATTTGCAGCTTCCTCTTCTGCGGCAACACTAAAAACAGTCTCATACCAATGCTTGTAATCCTTGTGCTGCACACAATCAGAAAATAGTTGGCCATCAACGAGTATTTTAATAATTACTCCTCGGGTAGCCCAAGCTTTAATTGATTCTTTCTGCTCTTCTGGCAATTCAGAAATTCGAATGAATTCGATACCTCTATAGACTCTCGCTTCGTTCATTCAGATTGATTTGTGATTGACAAAAATAAATATCTTCTAAGCTTAAAAAGTAACCGTAATGTTAATTCTTAGTTAAATAGACCGTATCTTAAGATACAATAAATCGCTCTAAATCCATCCTTCCAATTAATTTTTTTGCCTTCTGCATACGTTCTTCCATAGTATGAAATTCCAACCTCATAAAACCTAACGCCCTGTATGCGAGCAAGTTTGGCTGTCACTTCAGGCTCAAAACCAAACCTATTCTCCTTTAACGTTAAGCTTTTGGCCATGTCGGTTTTTATGAGCTTGTAACATGTTTCCATATCTGTAAGATTCAGATTGTTCATCATGTTTGACAAGAACGTTAACACCGCATTGCCTATTGAATGCCAAAAGAATAAAATCCTATGAGGTTTCCCCCCAACAAATCTACTGCCGTATACAACATCGGCTACGCCATCGATAACCGGCTGTAAAAGTATATTATACTCTTGCGGATCATATTCAAGATCAGCATCCTGAATAATTAAGAATTCTCCGGTAGCTTCTTTAATTCCTTTATGGAGAGCTGCACCTTTGCCTTTGTTTTTTGGTTGGGAAAAAAGCTGAATGTCCATATCGGAATTTTCTTTCAGATACGTTTCAATGCGCTCTTTTGATTTATCTGTGGATGCATCATCCACCATCACTATTTCTTTCTTGATTCCCTTTAATAATTCAACCTCCTTGATTTTGTCAAGAATCAAATGAATTGTTTTTTCCTCGTTGTAAACAGGAATGATAATCGAAAGTTTATTTATCATCATCTTTCGAACTTTAGCAAAAATGTATCTGGATTTTTTAGATGTAGCACCTGCTTAAATCTATTAGGATATTGGCGCACAGCCGGAAGTAGGTACTGAAATGTATTTCCATACACTTGATCGATCACCACATAATCTACCCGTTGCTTTTCCAGGTCTGCAATTAATTCTGCAGGATCTTTTGAAAGTTTATAACGCATCGTAAAGTTATCCCCAGCGTAAATAAAAAAGAGAGAAGGCTTCCCACAACTCACAACGGCCTCTTTTTCGTTCTGTTTAATCCATTCAGCTACTTTAAAATATTGTTCCCAGGCTGGCGGAAAAGGTGCTTTTGCCTTTGCAGATAATTCATTGAGTGGCGATATAAGAAAAAGAATGATCACTAAAGGAGCATAGTTTACCACAGAACTAATTTCCTGCTGCCCGCGTATTGCTTTAAACAACTCGTAAAATCCTTTAAGCAAACCAATCCAAAGAATTGGTATTATCGGAACGATGAACCTAACGCCAATCCATACATCTGGCCAAATCATTAATATGCCAAACGTGCCCAATAAATAACCAAGAATAAGCCAGTTGTATTTTTTGATTTTAATAACACCATAGGTAGTTAGCCCCACGATTATAAGTCCGAATACCCACTCTTTAAATTCTATTGGTTGCGAATAATTAGGGCCATAATTAAATAAAGCATCAGGGATTTCTCGTGTGATGTATCTTGAAAAGTTACTCCAAAACCTATCGATATAATCGCTAAAATCAGCAACCCCGAGTGATGGGTTGTACGGGTTAATCATTTTTAACTGATTCATATAGGAGGTGCCTCCTAACGATTGCCCTCGAATGAACCACGGCAAACCTCCCACTACTAAGCCCCCGATTGAGGCTCCTAATAGTTTCCAATTTTTAGATATCAAGAAATACAGACCTAAACCGCCCAGTATGGCAACACCTAACGACCGAACGTAATAGGCAATGACCATGAACAGTATAGTTAAAATGAAGTTCTTGTTTTTTATAGTTATCTCGCTGATATCAGTATTAGTGATAAAATAAATGGCTAAAAGACTAAAGAACATGTAAGGCACTTCAGACATCATCAAAGACCCGTAAAAAAGTGCATGACTATTTACTACCGTAAGCATTGATACAACAAAGGCCGTGATATAATTATTAGTAAACCGAGCTGTTAGTATGAACGTCAACCAAATAGAAGCGAAAAGAAATAACCCGTTCAACAGCTTAACGCCTACAACACTATCACTCACCACTAATATTGCACTTATGATTGCCGGATAGCCTGGTGGATAATGGTTGTTCGGACTTTTTGTTACTCGGGAAATGTTCACATAACCTTCGCCTTGTGCTATGGCTTTTCCTAGCGAGTAATAACTTGCATTATCTCCCAGTAAAGCAAGTTTCGAATCAAAGGTTAGTGAATAGGAAATAACAAATGACAGTGCTACGATACCAACAAATATCCACTTGTATTTTTCTCCTGTAAGCTGTTTTTCTTCCATTGAAAATTAATGAGCGGTAAAGATAACTTCTATTTCGACATAAGAAAATCGGAAAGTATGCTTAAAAGAGGCTCTATCTGAATAATTTATTAGTGACTTGTCGGTTAGCTGGCCAATATTTTTTGCAGACGAATGTTAATCACCGTTCTTTTGTTATAGATTAAAAATAAACCCGATGAGACGAATTGCCTTTAGTATAATTTTAGTTTCTATAGTTATTGGTGTTTTTTCAAGCTGCCAGAAAAGTGCTAACTCTAATCCCAACAAAGTTTCTGCTATACAAAATAAAGAGTTTAGCGATTATTGGTATGCAGGCGTGGCGGAGATAGATTCCTACAACTTAACGCAAGCTCGTTATGGTGAACAGCATGAAGGTAAGGCCGTACTCATTTTTGTAACCGAGCCATTTTCTAAAAGCAAGCAGGTGAAGCTCGATTACCCTGATCAAAATCCAAAGGATAATCAGACGGTATTAAAACTGAACTTTACGAAAAAGTTTACAACCGGGATTTATCCTTATAGCATGATGCTATCAACCTTTACGCCTGTTGAAAGAAACAAATATGAAAGCACGGAGAAAGTTACCATGAGCTCTCAGGAATGGTGTGGACACGTTTTCGCTCAGATGAATTTAAAAAATGATCATTATAATTTAGCCTCTTACTCTTATTTTGAGCAAGAGGGTGATATTCATGTTGAAGTTGAAAAGCAACTGTTGGAGGATGAGATCTGGAATTTAATAAGACTCGAGCCGCAATCATTGCCTACTGGTACTATAGAAGTTATTCCAGGTTTGTTCCATACACGATTACTGCATAAGAACATGAAGCCAAAAATGGCGTATGCTTCTGTTACTAATGATAAAACTAAAACATCGTTCAGGTTAGAATACCCTGAAGATAAACGTGTTTTAACAATAGAGTTTGAGTCTGCTTTTCCACATAAAATTCTTTCCTGGACAGAAAAACTCATCGGACTTAATGGAAAAGAAATTACTACAACCGCAACGCTTGATAAAACTTTATTGATTGATTACTGGAGCAAAAATCAAAACAAACATTCTTATTTACGAGATTCTTTAAACCTTCAATAATATGGCGTGAATGATTACATTTACTCCATGTTGAAGTGCCAAAAGGACAAATTCTCACTCGATAGTTCTGTTACATATCTGAATTGTGCCTATATGTCGCCACTGTTAAAAAGTGTAGAACAGATTGGTATTGAGGCAATTCAAAAAAAACAAAAGCCCTGGAACATCGCTCCCTCAGATTTCTTTACCGGAGTAAATAATTTAAAAAAGTCGTTTTCTGAGCTAATTAATGCATCAAATACAGAAAGTATTGCGCTTATTCCCTCCGTATCTTATGGCATTGCTACAGTGGCAAAAAACATCCCATTAAAAAAAGGCGAAAAAGTTGTAGTGCTTGACGAGCAATTTCCGAGTAACTATTATTCGTGGAAACGCTTAACTGATAATTCAGATGCCGAGTTGGTGGTTATAAAAAGACCAAAGTCTACCAGTATTGGAGAAGACTGGAATGCAGCCATTATTAATGCTATTGACAGCAGCGTAAAAGTGGTTTCCATGGCGCACGTTCATTGGGCTGATGGCACACTTTTTAAGCTGGAAGAAATAAGTGCCCTATGCAAAAAAGTTGGTGCTTTGCTTATCATCGATGGCACACAGTCTGTAGGTGCATTGCCTTTTGACGTTCAAAAAATTAAACCCGATGCTCTAATTTGTGCGGGCTACAAATGGCTTCTTGGCCCTTATTCTCAAGGGGTTGCCTATTATGGAGAGTATTTTAATAATGGAAAGCCTATTGAAGAAAATTGGATCAATAGATTTGAAAGTGAAGATTTTACTGGGTTAGTAAATTATAACGATAATTATCAAGCCGGAGCTTTTCGCTATTCTGTAGGTGAACATAGCAATTTCATTTTGGTGCCTATGTTAAATGAAGCCTTCACAAACATCTTAAATTGGGGAGTAGATAATATTCAATCCTACTGCAAAAATTTGATCGCTGAGAGTATAGATGAGTTAACATCTGCGGGCTACAGATTAGAACACTCGGAGTTCAGAAGTAATCACCTGTTTGGAATACGGTTGAATGACGCGTCAAGAATGGAGCAGTTGAAGACCAAAATTCAAAATCAGAATATTTCTGTTTCCTATAGAGGTGATGCTATCAGGCTCTCTCCTAATGTATATAATGATTCTACTGACATCGAAAAGTTGAAAAACTGCCTACTAACAAACTAAAATGAAAGCATTAAAAATCTCTCTCGTTGTAATTATTGCAGTTGTTGCTGCCTATTTTATTGGTCCACAGGTTGAAATAGGCGAGTTGTCAAAGACATTACCCGAGGTGCCGAATAATCTAACCGTTTTAGAAGCTTTTATAAATGAACGAGAGGATTCTATTCCAAATATTAAACCTGATAATGAGGGTAGAATTATCTGGGCCAATGGTAAGCCAGAAGTAACTGAATATAGTATTGTCTATTTACATGGATTTTCTGCCAGTCAGGAAGAGGGAGATCCTATCCATGAAAATTTAGCAAAGCGTTACGGCTGCAATTTATACCTACCAAGAATAGCCGGTCATGGGCTGAACGAAGAAGAAGCAATGCTGGATCTCACTGCTGAAAAAATGATGCAAAGTGCTGCAGAGGCAATTGCCATAGGTATGCAGATTGGTAAAAAAGTAATTCTGGTAACAACCTCCACAGGTGGCACTTATGGCTTGTATTTAGCAGAAAATAACCCCGCCATCGAAGCACTCATTTTATATTCACCTAATATTCAAATCTACGATCCTAATTCTTGGTTATTATCTAAACCATGGGGTCTGCAACTTGCCCGTTTAGTAAAAGGCACTAAGTATAATGAGTGGGAAATTGAAGCGAATAGAGCTAACTACTGGACAAATAAATACCGCTTAGAAGTTCTTACGGAATTGCAGGTTATGGTAGAAACCACCATGACGAAAGAAACTTTTGAAAAAGTTACACAGCCTGTTTTCTTGGGCTATTATTATAAAAACGAGGAAGAGCAGGATAACACTGTTTCAGTTCCTGCCATGTTAGAAATGTATGAACATCTCGGCACACCTGATGAGTTGAAAAGAAAAGTGGCGTTTCCTGAGGCAGGACATCATGTAATTGGCTCAGACCTTACTTCCGGTGCTTACGAACAGGTAGAAATTGAAACAATTAAATTTTTGGAGGAGGTAGTAGGTCTTAAACCAACAGTGAAGAAGGAGTTGAAACCAGAAACGATTAACCAGGTAAGCAATTCATTAAAGTCCATTCTTTCTGAGGACATAAAATTCCTAAGCGAAAATGATCGCAAATATAATTTAGAGGCTGTTGATTTAAATGGAGATAATGCTCCTGAATATTTTGTTCAATTTCAATCTTCGTATTTCTGTGGTTCTGGTGGTTGCACCTTCCTGCTTTTAAGTTCTGATATGCAGCTCATTACGCGTTTCACTGTAACCAATGCTCCCATTTTTGTAGAACCGGCATTTAAGAATGATTGGAAAATTCTACTCACAAAAAGCAATGATGAGTTCAAAGAAATGGCCTATGATAATGGTTCATACCCATCTAATCCATCCATTTTGAATAAAGCGCCTTACGATGCACCAAGCGGTCATGCGCAAGTTTTATTTGATAATTCTGAACTGAAATACTCTTTTTAAAGCCCTTCTAACCATCTGAATTTAAGGCATTTCCTTTCGAGATATGTAACCTTTTTTTTAGATTCACGTCTAAACTCTACATTTAGGAATTAATTAAATTTAATGAAAGGCACGAACCTAGGCGAATTCGAAGAGCTCATTCTGTTAGTTATTGGCGTATTAGACACTAATGCTTACGGAGCAGCTATTATCAGTCAACTCGAAGAGCAAACGGATAGAAAACCCAGTGTTGGCGCTGTACATTCTTCTCTTAACAGGCTGGTAGAAAAGGGTTATTTGAAATCGAGAACCGGTGAATCAACTGCCTCCCGTAGAGGTCGAAGAAAAATTTATTATGACCTCACCGCTGCAGGCCAAAATGCACTCATTAAAACAAGAGAAATGCGAAATTATCTCTTCTCATTAATTCCAAACATTTCTGCCGAATGAAAGAGAATGAACTCATAGATCCACCGGAGTGGCCTTTTAAACTTCTACGCTTTTTCTGTAAAGAAGAGCTTGTGGAACAAGTGGAAGGTGATATGATGGAAACATTCGATTATCGGGTGGAAACTCTGGGATTGAGCAAAGCCAAATGGCTCTTGTACAGAGATGTCTTTAGCATGCTCCGCCCTTTCGCAATCAAAGGAATCAATTTCAAGAACTCAAACAACATCACTATGCTTATTAATTATTTTAAACTCACTATTAGAGGGATTAAATCCAATAAAGTTACCTCAGCCATCAGCATCTTTGGCCTTGCGTTAGCCATTTCCTGCTGTATTGTGCTTTTTCTGTTTGCACAAATAATCATTAATGCGAATGATTTTATTGAAGATGCTGACCAAATACATATGGTTACAAGTAAAGCCAAAAATCAAAGTGGTGACGAATTTATTTGGGGCAAAACTCCAGACTTCATCGGTTCAGATTTTGAGGAACAGCAAGATGGCCCCTTTATGATGACCCGTTACACAAAATCGTCAGCTGTGGTAAGGCATGGTGATATTGTTATTGAAGAACCTATTGAATATGTGAGCGAGGATTTCTTAAACATTTTCAGTTTTGAATTAACCGATGGTGACAAATCAGCTTTAGAAAAACCGACCCAAATAGTATTAAGTCACAAAGCAGCTACTAAATTTTTTGGTGAGGGCTACCCTTTGAACAAGGAATTGAGTTTGATAATAAATGGAGAAAATGTGCCTGTAACTGTGGGAGCTGTTGCAGCAAAATTTCCCAACAATACCTATTTCGATTTTAATATTTTGGTGAATGAAAAGCTGAATCCAACTACAGAAAGTAATGCCGGAAGCATGACCAATGCCACGTTCTTTAAATTCAAAAATCCATCGATTAAAGATCAGTTTGAATCGAGCCAAAAAAACTGGGTTGCCATGTATAATGCCACTGATCCTAAATATAAAATTAGTGGGTTTAGTTTAATTGCCTTTGATGAAATTAAGAATACTCCTTACAATATCGCAGGTAATGTAGTAGGCAGAGAAAATATTTCCACTTTATATGGCATTATATTTTTCGGTGGTTTGCTCCTCTTTATTGCCTGCTTCAACTACATAAATATTGCATTGGTTTCAGCCACCAAAAGGTTGAAGGAAATAGGCATGAGAAAAAGCTTAGGAGCTACCAAATCTCAGCTAATCAACCAATTTTTAAGTGAGAATATTTTCCTTTGTATTTTCTCTGCTTTGGCTGGGTTAATCATTGCGCAAATTGCCCTCATACCCATATTCAATTCCTTCTTCCCGTTAGATTTCACAATAGATTTTACCTCGTTGCAATTGTGGATCTTTTTATTTGTAACGGCTTTGTTTACAGGACTTATTTCTGGCCTATACCCAGCTTTTTATGTATCCTCTTTCAATGCCAATGAGATATTTAAAGGAAGTGAAAAGCTGGGCTCTAATAAAAACGTGATTTTTAAGATATTCCTCGGCATTCAATTTGGTTTCACCTTTTTAATCATCTTTTCAGGCATTGCTTTTATTAACAACAGCCATTTTCAGAAAGAGCTCAGCTGGGGGTATGACAACTCTAATTTGATGGTGATTCCAACCTCCAATAAAAGCCAGTTTTTAGCATTTAAAGATAAAGTATCGCAATACCCTGAAGTAAAAAATATCGCCACGGCTGCCGGTCATGTAGGCAACAAGGCAAGCAGTATAGACATAGTTGTAAACGATGAAAAATCCCCGGTTTTAACCTACGATGTTAGTGCTAATTACATCGATCTGATGGAACTCGAGCTTATTGAAGGCAGAAACTTCGACCAGAATAAGGCCTCTGATTTTGATAACGGACTAATCGTTAATGAATCCTTTATTAAGAAATATATGATTGCCAATATTGAAAATGACCCAGTGATCACTGCGGACAAAAGATATAGGATTTTAGGTGTGGTGGAAGATTTCCATTATGACAATTTCTACTTCCCAATCGATGCCGCAGTATTCCGATTATCTTCTGACACTACCAATACTATGATATTAGCCAAAATTGAAGGCACTGCAGATTTGGCCGAAACGCGATATAAAATGAGTAAAGATTGGGTAAGCCTATTCCCGGATTATCCTTTTAATGGATACTTACAAAGTGAAATTTTCGATGACTACTATCGGCAAATGTCAATTCCTACCAACATTCTAATCCTATTCGCCACGATTTCAATCATTCTATCTTCCATCGGGTTATATGGTTTAGTTTCATTGGCTTTAGCTAAAAAGATGAAAGAAATAAGTATCAGGAAAGTGATGGGTGCCACCATGAAACACATTACAATCATTACGAATAAGCCTTATTTAATTATCCTTTCTGTGAGTTTGATTCTTGCCTTACCAGTGAGCCATATGCTGGTAGATGGGTACTTAGATCAGGTTAATGCATTTCACGTACCAATCGATTTAAGGGTAATTTTACCGAGTATATTATTAATCACGCTGGCTATTTTCTCCACTATTGGGTTGAACCTTTTAAAAGTAGCGAAATCCAGACCTGCTGAAAACTTAAAAGAGAGATAACTCAACTTAATCTCTGATTCTCGTCATTCCTACCCGGTTAAATGGATACTACTTTTAGTATTCATTTAACTAGATGGGAGAGCACATAACCAAAACAGTTAGCTCAGAACATGAGCATAGCACCTTTTTATCACATCTGCTCAGTGATATTAAGGCCTTAGAGTATATGCTCAATCATCAGCTAATAGAATCAGGCATAGCAAGAATAGGTGCAGAGCAAGAATTTTGCCTGGTAGATGATAGCTTCAGGCCATCTGATAAAGCGGTGGAAATTCTTCACTCCATCAATGATAGTCACTTCACTACAGAATTGGCTAAATATAATCTTGAGATAAATCTCGATCCGGAAGTTTTAGAAGCAAACTGTTTCAAAGTAATGGAAGTTAAATTGTTGGATTTACTTGCCCTTGCTGGTAATCATGCTCAAAAGTTTGACAATAAAATTTTACTAACGGGAATATTACCAACCATCTCAAAAAACACCCTTGAGTACCATTATCTCACTCCTATTCCCAGGTATTATGCCTTGAATGAACGAATGAAAGAACTTCGGGGAGATGATTTTAGCTTGCATTTAAAGGGTGTAGATGAGCTTACCATTAAGCACAGCTCGGTACTGTTTGAAGCCTGCAACACCAGCTTTCAAATGCACCTACAAGTTGATCCCGAAAACTTCGCTGATTCGTACAACTGGTCGCAAGCCATTGCAGGGCCGGTGCTAGCTGCATGCACCAATTCTCCCCTATTATTAGGCCGAGAATTATGGAGTGAAAATAGGATCGCATTATTTCAGCAAAGTATTGATACCAGATCATCATCCTATGCATTGAAAGATCAACTAGCCCGTGTTTCTTTTGGTCAGAAATGGGTGAAAGATTCCATTGTTAATATTTACAAAGAAGATATTTCCAGATTCCCAATCATACTCACTAAGGAAATTCAAGAAAATAGCGAAAACTTAGTTAAACAAGGCAAAATTCCTAAGCTCGAAGCACTGAATTTACATAGCGGAACTATTTATAAATGGAATAGAGCTTGTTATGGGGCAGCAGGTGGTAAAGCGCATGTAAGAATAGAAAACCGGTACATACCTGCCGGGCCAAATGTGAAAGATGAAATGGCAAATTTTGTGTTTTGGGCTGGCCTCATGTTGAGCCAAGACGGCAAATACAGAAATATTGCCGCTAAAATGGATTTTAAGGATGCAAAATCAAACTTTCTAAAGGCTGCACGATATGGCAAAGAGTCTATATTAATATGGGACAATAAGCATTGGAATGCCCCGGATCTTATTTTAAAAGTACTTCTTCCCCTGGCAAAATCGGGATTAAAAAAGCTCAAAATAAATGAGCAAGACATCAGTGATTATTTAACAATTATTGAGAAAAGAGTGAAGGGTACAAGTGGGAGTCAATGGATTATTAATAACTATAGAAAATTAAATGGCACGTATAAAAAGGACGACTCATTGGTGAAATTGTGCGAATGCACGTTTGAGCATCAACAAAAAAATATTCCCATACATCGGTGGCCAGATTGCAAGTTAAAATTGAAATTTTCGGTTTCGTCAACCATTGAACATATTATGTCGACTCAGTTAATTACAGTAAGAGCTAAAGACTCGGCACAGTTGGCGTTAAGCATTATGAATTGGAATAACATTCATCATATGCCCGTTGATGACGGGCGCGGCAAACTTATGGGCCTGCTCACCTATCGTCATATATCTAAACTAAACACACCAGATATTGACTCCGCTAGGGTGGCAGACATAATGGTTGAAGAAGTAATATCTATTACTCCTAATACACCCATAAAAGAGGCTATTGAAATTATGAAGAAAAATGAATTCGGCTGTCTACCAGTTATAGAGCATGAAGAACTGGTGGGCATTGTAACTATTAAAGATGTAACACCTTTTGATTAAATCAGAAACGATAATAGATATTACTAACAAAAGACAGATCGGAAGAATTACAGGTGCCACACCCGGACCCACCCTTATATTTACAGCGGGAATACATGGCAATGAACCTTCAGGCGTCACGGCTTTAGAAAATGTTTTCAATGCACTTAAGAACTACGAAGGTGCCATTAAGGGAACTGTTATCGGCCATAAAGGAAATTTACGCGCACTTAACTTTAACGTTAGGTTTATAGATGAAGATCTGAATAGAATA
This genomic window contains:
- a CDS encoding ABC transporter permease, with protein sequence MKENELIDPPEWPFKLLRFFCKEELVEQVEGDMMETFDYRVETLGLSKAKWLLYRDVFSMLRPFAIKGINFKNSNNITMLINYFKLTIRGIKSNKVTSAISIFGLALAISCCIVLFLFAQIIINANDFIEDADQIHMVTSKAKNQSGDEFIWGKTPDFIGSDFEEQQDGPFMMTRYTKSSAVVRHGDIVIEEPIEYVSEDFLNIFSFELTDGDKSALEKPTQIVLSHKAATKFFGEGYPLNKELSLIINGENVPVTVGAVAAKFPNNTYFDFNILVNEKLNPTTESNAGSMTNATFFKFKNPSIKDQFESSQKNWVAMYNATDPKYKISGFSLIAFDEIKNTPYNIAGNVVGRENISTLYGIIFFGGLLLFIACFNYINIALVSATKRLKEIGMRKSLGATKSQLINQFLSENIFLCIFSALAGLIIAQIALIPIFNSFFPLDFTIDFTSLQLWIFLFVTALFTGLISGLYPAFYVSSFNANEIFKGSEKLGSNKNVIFKIFLGIQFGFTFLIIFSGIAFINNSHFQKELSWGYDNSNLMVIPTSNKSQFLAFKDKVSQYPEVKNIATAAGHVGNKASSIDIVVNDEKSPVLTYDVSANYIDLMELELIEGRNFDQNKASDFDNGLIVNESFIKKYMIANIENDPVITADKRYRILGVVEDFHYDNFYFPIDAAVFRLSSDTTNTMILAKIEGTADLAETRYKMSKDWVSLFPDYPFNGYLQSEIFDDYYRQMSIPTNILILFATISIILSSIGLYGLVSLALAKKMKEISIRKVMGATMKHITIITNKPYLIILSVSLILALPVSHMLVDGYLDQVNAFHVPIDLRVILPSILLITLAIFSTIGLNLLKVAKSRPAENLKER
- a CDS encoding CBS domain-containing protein yields the protein MGEHITKTVSSEHEHSTFLSHLLSDIKALEYMLNHQLIESGIARIGAEQEFCLVDDSFRPSDKAVEILHSINDSHFTTELAKYNLEINLDPEVLEANCFKVMEVKLLDLLALAGNHAQKFDNKILLTGILPTISKNTLEYHYLTPIPRYYALNERMKELRGDDFSLHLKGVDELTIKHSSVLFEACNTSFQMHLQVDPENFADSYNWSQAIAGPVLAACTNSPLLLGRELWSENRIALFQQSIDTRSSSYALKDQLARVSFGQKWVKDSIVNIYKEDISRFPIILTKEIQENSENLVKQGKIPKLEALNLHSGTIYKWNRACYGAAGGKAHVRIENRYIPAGPNVKDEMANFVFWAGLMLSQDGKYRNIAAKMDFKDAKSNFLKAARYGKESILIWDNKHWNAPDLILKVLLPLAKSGLKKLKINEQDISDYLTIIEKRVKGTSGSQWIINNYRKLNGTYKKDDSLVKLCECTFEHQQKNIPIHRWPDCKLKLKFSVSSTIEHIMSTQLITVRAKDSAQLALSIMNWNNIHHMPVDDGRGKLMGLLTYRHISKLNTPDIDSARVADIMVEEVISITPNTPIKEAIEIMKKNEFGCLPVIEHEELVGIVTIKDVTPFD